The window TCGTCGAGCAGGCTGGCGTGAACCGCTTCCGGATCCCAGTCACCGAGATGCACATAGCAACTACCGTTCAGTAGCGTAGCGATAGCCTCGTACACGCAGGCTACTGGCTGGGTGGGCTGTACACAATCGAGATGGCGGTGCTCACCGGTGGGGGGCTGGTGGTCGTCTCCGGCTGTCGCTTTCCGGAGATGATTGTGCGTATACCGACGCGTCGTTACCTCACCCTCGTGTTTTCCGTAGGCGATCAGGGCTGTATCGTCCTCGGCGCGCTCGACCAGGTCGATGCCAGTTCGGGCACCATCCGAGTTGATGCCGCTATTGTCGAGAAACGCCTCGTATGTCATGCCGAAGTGCCCCTCGATGTCGACCGTGAGTATAAATCGCATCGAGGAGGACAGCGAGATCAGCGAGACAGGAGAGCGGTCGTCGATAAGAAGTGCAGGGGCGTCTACTTCGTCGAGACCGTCTGCAATCTCCGAATCGAACAGGTCCGGCGAGAAGACGACGGGGACACAGCCGTTCCGAAGCGTACCGAACACGGCAACCAGTAGTTTCGCCGGGTCGTTGAGACAGATACCGACCCGATCGCCGGGATCGATGTCGTGAGATCGAAGCCCCCCGGCAAATCGGTCAGTCAGCGACCAGAGCCGAGAAAAGGTTAACTCGGTGTCGGCGTCGATAGCCGCGGCGTTCTGGTCGTTCATCACGGTGGACTGGAGCTCGTTGACGATATTGCTCATCAACTGAATGCGGTCTGTCGGGACGTAAATATGTTAGCTACGGGGAGTTTTACTAGTTTAGTTGCACTGATTGTATTATTCCAAAATAATATTGTAAACGTATGTTTGGTTAGATAGTACATAGTCGGCAGGACAGAACATGATGAACGATCGGATCAGTCCGTCTATACCACAACCCATATTAACTAATCAGTGGTACTACCTAGTGGTATGAGCGACAACTTCGAGAAATTCAGCGACGTTGGCGAAGCGGACGTGACACGCGCGATCGGACAGGAGTGGACCGAGGAGTTCATGGACTTCTCGGATTCGGACGTGATCATCGTCGGCGGGGGGCCCTCCGGGCTGACCGCCGCAAAAGAACTGAGCGAGCGCGGCGTGAAGACGATGGTTGTCGAGAAGAACAACTATCTTGGCGGCGGTTTCTGGCTCGGCGGGTTCCTGATGAACAAGGTTACGGTTCGTGACCCCGCACAGCAGATTCTCGACGAACTGGACGTTTCGCACAAACAGTCCGAGGACAGCGAAGGGCTGTACATCGCGAACGGTCCCGAAGCCTGTTCGGGCCTCATCAAGGCCGCCTGTGACGCGGGCGCGAAGATGCAGAACATGACCGAGTTCACAGACATCGTGATCCGCGAAAAC of the Natranaeroarchaeum aerophilus genome contains:
- a CDS encoding class I adenylate-forming enzyme family protein, producing the protein MSNIVNELQSTVMNDQNAAAIDADTELTFSRLWSLTDRFAGGLRSHDIDPGDRVGICLNDPAKLLVAVFGTLRNGCVPVVFSPDLFDSEIADGLDEVDAPALLIDDRSPVSLISLSSSMRFILTVDIEGHFGMTYEAFLDNSGINSDGARTGIDLVERAEDDTALIAYGKHEGEVTTRRYTHNHLRKATAGDDHQPPTGEHRHLDCVQPTQPVACVYEAIATLLNGSCYVHLGDWDPEAVHASLLDDAVDDVSVTPKQCTDLESFGYDPREDQITVVQPVFQPLRSNHDPAPDLDADTVVRPLSDG